One part of the Vicia villosa cultivar HV-30 ecotype Madison, WI linkage group LG6, Vvil1.0, whole genome shotgun sequence genome encodes these proteins:
- the LOC131614015 gene encoding cell wall protein DAN4-like, translating into MSTQHRRYSFIQKITFLYYGCTTQLGSSKQASKQFSVRNHVHGDGEPAAENGEPATETANQRRRDGRRTVDEGSGGVTAGAAIEDEVPTTTTTATATTTATTTATTTPITIPTTTPTTTATTAIATTTTAATTTTTTTTTTATATITPTTTAIATATTITATATIETSVTTTSIATTTTATTTVTTVAATATATTTTTTTTAIPVTATTATTVTATATIATTTTATSAIATATATTIDITAAATSTTATTTTGTASTATTVATATTATTTVAATAATTTITSTTATTATAATTTATVTTVITVTTTATTIAASAVTATTVITIAATAAIATTTTATTASTTTATVIAATATTTTIIVTFNVTIATTSTFSVTTATTVTTATTNATATATTAITTTTASAATTNTTTTTTFYLLLENCFGQ; encoded by the exons ATGTCGACACAGCACAGACGGTATTCTTTCATTCAGAAGATTACATTTTTATATTATGGTTGTACAACTCAGCTAGGTTCATCAAAACAAGCTTCTAAACAATTTTCAGTTAGGAATCATGTACATGGTGACGGCGAACCAGCGGCTGAGAACGGCGAACCAGCGACTGAGACGGCGAACCAGAGGCGGAGGGACGGTCGGAGAACTGTGGATGAAGGTAGTGGTGGAGTGACGGCCGGAGCTGCAATTGAAGATGAAG TtcctactactactactactgctACTGCTACTACTACTGCTACTACAACTGCTACTACTACTCCAATTACTATTCCTACTACTACTCCTACTACTACTGCTACTACTGCTATTGCCACTACTACTACTGCTGCTACTACTACTAcgactactactactactactgccACTGCTACTATTACTCCTACTACTACTGCAATTGCTACTGCGACTACTATTACTGCCACTGCTACTATTGAGACAAGTGTTACTACCACTAGTATTGCTACAACTACTACTGCTACTACTACAGTCACTACTGTTGCTGCTACTGCTACTGCTACTACTACGACCACTACTACTACTGCTATTCCTGTTACTGCTACTACTGCCACTACTGTTACTGCAACTGCTACTATAGCTACTACTACCACTGCTACTAGTGCCATTGCTACTGCGACTGCTACTACTATTGACATTACTGCTGCTGCGACTTCTACTACTGCCACTACTACCACTGGTACTGCTTCGACAGCTACTACTGTTGCGACTGCTACTACTGCCACTACTACTGTGGCTGCTACTGCTGCGACTACTACTATTACCAGTACTACTGCTACGACTGCTACTGCTGCCACTACTACTGCCACTGTTACTACTGTGATTACTGTTACTACTACTGCCACTACTATTGCTGCTAGTGCTGTAACTGCTACTACTGTCATTACTATTGCTGCTACTGCTGCGATTGCTACTACTACCACTGCTACTACTGCGAGTACTACTACTGCCACTGTTATTGCTGCGACTGCTACTACTACCACTATTATTGTCACTTTTAATGTTACGATTGCTACTACTTCCACTTTCAGTGTTACCACTGCTACTACTGTTACGACTGCCACTACTAATGCCACTGCTACTGCTACTACTGCCATTACTACTACCACAGCTTCTGCTGCGACTACtaatactactactactactacctt CTACCTACTACTCGAAAactgttttggccaatga